One genomic region from Skermania piniformis encodes:
- a CDS encoding GTP-binding protein, with protein sequence MQPLLIVGPYWKGPCVDSRLSDGNGAQAREFTSTKIVIAGGFGVGKTTFVGAVSEILPLRTEALVTAESEGVDDLAATPSKSSTTVAMDFGRITLADDFVLYLFGTPGQRRFWFMWDDLVRGAVGAIVLVDTRRIEDSFAVIDFFEDRRVPFIIAVNAFDGAPRYREEEIRRALAIRDDIPIIGIDARETASARSALIVVTKYALEQLGSAPAQASH encoded by the coding sequence ATGCAACCGTTGCTGATCGTCGGGCCCTACTGGAAAGGACCCTGCGTGGACTCCAGGCTCTCTGACGGAAACGGCGCTCAGGCGCGCGAATTCACCTCGACCAAGATCGTCATTGCCGGCGGCTTCGGGGTCGGTAAGACGACCTTCGTGGGCGCGGTGTCGGAGATCTTGCCGTTGCGGACCGAAGCTCTGGTCACGGCGGAATCCGAAGGCGTGGACGACCTGGCGGCGACGCCGAGCAAAAGCTCGACGACCGTCGCCATGGACTTCGGGCGGATCACGCTGGCCGACGATTTTGTGTTGTACCTGTTCGGGACTCCCGGGCAGCGACGTTTTTGGTTCATGTGGGACGACTTGGTGCGCGGCGCTGTCGGGGCGATCGTTCTGGTGGACACGAGACGCATCGAGGACAGCTTCGCGGTGATCGACTTCTTCGAAGATCGCCGCGTGCCGTTCATCATCGCGGTCAATGCCTTCGACGGGGCTCCTCGCTATCGCGAAGAGGAGATTCGTCGAGCGCTGGCAATCCGCGACGACATTCCGATCATCGGAATCGATGCTCGCGAGACGGCTTCGGCTCGGTCGGCACTGATCGTGGTGACGAAGTACGCGCTCGAACAGCTGGGCTCTGCCCCGGCGCAGGCGTCCCACTGA
- a CDS encoding MHYT domain-containing protein yields MITTSLLAQEDRDLVSVSHFGMGVWLLYLAFLISLAGSIVGLSCARWSAKVDSDSLRLRWLAAAAVAFGGIGIWLMHFISMIGFTVPGSAVRYDLGWMFASAVLAISAVFVGLVIVGRTMILPRLLLGGLVMGLGVSLMHYTGMWAFRVQGSFVYETNLVVASIVIAVVGSTAALWFTLVVDSATVRIAAGFVIALALLGMHMTAMAAVKVRLDPAAPVPSGLDVFSFVFPVFVLGLLALAILITAVMMAGTNADADDEHDDFAARADLLADAGMDPSGPEPGAAPGLLGALNRRPIISS; encoded by the coding sequence GTGATCACGACATCGCTACTGGCCCAGGAGGATCGAGATTTGGTCTCGGTGAGCCATTTCGGGATGGGTGTGTGGTTGCTGTATCTGGCATTCCTGATATCACTCGCCGGTTCGATCGTCGGGCTGTCGTGTGCGCGGTGGTCGGCGAAGGTGGACTCGGACTCGTTGCGGTTGCGCTGGTTGGCGGCGGCCGCGGTGGCGTTCGGTGGTATCGGGATCTGGTTGATGCACTTCATTTCGATGATCGGCTTCACCGTGCCCGGCAGCGCCGTGCGGTACGACTTGGGTTGGATGTTCGCCTCGGCGGTGCTGGCGATCTCGGCGGTGTTCGTCGGCCTGGTGATCGTCGGGCGGACGATGATCCTGCCCCGGTTGCTGCTCGGTGGTCTCGTGATGGGGCTCGGCGTGAGCCTGATGCATTACACCGGCATGTGGGCATTCCGGGTGCAGGGCAGCTTCGTCTACGAAACCAATCTGGTGGTGGCCTCGATCGTGATCGCGGTGGTCGGCTCGACCGCCGCGCTCTGGTTCACCCTGGTGGTGGACAGCGCGACGGTTCGGATCGCCGCCGGTTTCGTGATTGCCTTGGCTTTGCTCGGCATGCACATGACCGCGATGGCCGCGGTGAAGGTGCGGCTGGACCCGGCCGCTCCGGTTCCGTCCGGCCTGGACGTGTTCTCGTTCGTTTTCCCGGTGTTCGTTCTCGGCCTGCTCGCCTTGGCCATCCTGATCACCGCGGTGATGATGGCCGGCACGAACGCCGACGCCGACGACGAGCACGATGATTTCGCCGCGAGGGCCGACCTGCTGGCCGACGCCGGCATGGACCCGAGCGGCCCGGAGCCGGGTGCGGCCCCCGGCCTGCTCGGTGCCTTGAACCGGCGGCCGATCATCTCCAGCTGA
- a CDS encoding DUF742 domain-containing protein: MPDQQPEKKRGPTRIRPYALTAGRTEPDIELPIEAVIDTMPHTSHVDWPSGDVRAEIVARCSTQRLSVAEIAAHLKRPLGVIRVIIGDLVMAGYLRVNATLGADATVADRRALLERTLRGLQAL, from the coding sequence ATGCCTGATCAACAACCGGAGAAGAAACGAGGACCGACTCGGATCCGGCCGTACGCTCTGACGGCCGGTCGGACCGAGCCGGACATCGAGCTCCCCATCGAAGCAGTTATCGATACAATGCCGCACACGTCCCACGTCGATTGGCCATCCGGCGACGTGCGGGCCGAGATCGTCGCACGCTGCTCGACGCAGCGGCTGTCCGTTGCCGAAATCGCGGCGCATCTCAAGCGACCACTCGGTGTCATCCGAGTGATCATCGGTGACTTGGTGATGGCGGGCTACCTGAGGGTGAACGCCACGCTCGGCGCCGATGCAACCGTTGCTGATCGTCGGGCCCTACTGGAAAGGACCCTGCGTGGACTCCAGGCTCTCTGA
- a CDS encoding indolepyruvate ferredoxin oxidoreductase family protein — MTDIADRGYPAETVPTSRRADDRYDLNDRFRPGSAAVLLTGVQAIARQLVEQHVRDLRSGNRSATFVSGYQGSPLSGVDRMLAAMPGVLAEHDITFVPGLNEELAATAVWGSQGPMTTTHDGVVGVWYGKGPGVDRATDALRHANMFGVHPTGGMVLYVGDDPAAKSSTVPAVSERSLAALGIPVLFPRNAREIVGMGLHAVALSRASGCIVALKIVADVADGAWPVDSAAAEVDIVVPDLIWAGKPYRYRQRSMQAPADSLAAEADLYGPRWAMVAEYGRRNRLDVVELEPALPRIGLAAAGPTYDALRQALLDLGVTESQLGAAGVRLLRIGMPFPLVPASIREFAAGLDRVIVVEDKTAFIEAQIREILYDVADAPRVLGKRDAVGRPLFPADGELTAGRLLDPLFRVLHDDLPVRRPLPPPLRLDVLSARRGAFFCSGCPHNRSTVVPEGSAAAGGIGCHIMVTLSDRAASAVTGVTQMGGEGAQWIGQAPFTDTGHLFQNIGDGTFFHSGQLAIQACVAAGVNITYKLLYNDVVAMTGAQDPAGALGPAVLSHTLLRQGVRKVVICADEPDRYRPRELAAGTLLLHRDRLDEAQRMLREIPGVTVLIYDQHCAADARRKRKRGELPARRTRVVINEAVCEGCGDCGTKSNCLSVQPVQTEFGRKTRIEQNSCNTDYSCLDGDCPAFATVELTDPPTAPTRSAPEPPTVAEPAGPADLSATVNVLLAGIGGTGIVTVNQVLATAALRAGYDVASLDQTGLSQKAGPVVSHLRFGPAPVQPANRLTPGSADCLLAFDLLTATDERYLGFAGSDRTVAIASTGRTPTGAMVADPARAYPADAVLLDRLTAAARAVHSFDALAAAQELFGSTTAANFLLVGAAYQVGALGIPAPAIEAAIALNGVAVPANIAAFRWGRAAIAAPTEFAAATTPARPARARTAVPVDLFAELSCTGETRRLAELRAAELVGFQSARVAREYLTVVERVWRAERAAGARTEFSAAVARGLYKFTAYKDEYEVARRLVDPAFADEVAAQVPGGTGLTYRLHPPVLRALGRRRKIGFGPRSHVALRVLAKGKTLRGTRLDPFGYAHLRRVERALLSHYRALVVGLSDELTADYDRAVQIAELADLVRGYEGVKLGNVERYRERLQKLGVTPPAM; from the coding sequence ATGACCGACATCGCCGACCGCGGCTATCCCGCCGAGACCGTCCCGACCTCGCGGCGGGCAGACGACCGATACGACCTGAACGACCGGTTCCGGCCCGGCTCGGCCGCGGTTCTGCTTACCGGGGTGCAGGCGATCGCTCGCCAGCTGGTCGAGCAGCACGTCCGTGACCTACGTAGCGGCAACCGGAGCGCAACCTTCGTTTCCGGCTACCAGGGCAGCCCGCTCAGCGGGGTGGACCGGATGCTCGCGGCGATGCCGGGGGTGCTGGCCGAACACGACATCACGTTCGTTCCCGGGCTGAACGAAGAGCTCGCCGCGACCGCGGTCTGGGGTAGTCAGGGCCCGATGACCACCACCCACGACGGGGTGGTCGGGGTCTGGTACGGCAAGGGGCCCGGGGTGGACCGGGCCACCGACGCCCTCCGGCACGCCAACATGTTCGGCGTCCACCCGACCGGTGGCATGGTGCTGTACGTCGGAGACGATCCGGCGGCCAAGTCGTCCACCGTCCCGGCCGTCAGTGAACGTTCGCTCGCCGCGCTGGGCATCCCGGTGCTGTTTCCGCGTAATGCCCGGGAGATCGTCGGCATGGGATTGCACGCGGTCGCCCTCTCCCGCGCGTCCGGCTGCATCGTCGCGTTGAAGATCGTCGCCGATGTTGCCGACGGTGCCTGGCCGGTCGATTCGGCCGCTGCCGAGGTCGACATCGTCGTGCCCGATCTGATCTGGGCCGGCAAACCCTACCGCTATCGGCAGCGGTCGATGCAGGCGCCGGCGGACAGCCTGGCGGCCGAGGCCGACCTGTACGGGCCGCGCTGGGCGATGGTCGCCGAGTACGGTCGGCGTAATCGGCTCGACGTCGTGGAGCTCGAGCCGGCGCTGCCGCGGATCGGGCTGGCCGCCGCCGGGCCGACCTACGACGCGCTGCGCCAGGCCCTGCTCGACCTGGGTGTCACCGAGTCGCAGCTCGGTGCCGCCGGAGTGCGGTTGCTGCGGATCGGGATGCCGTTCCCCCTGGTCCCGGCATCGATCCGGGAGTTTGCGGCCGGTCTGGACCGGGTGATCGTGGTCGAGGACAAGACCGCCTTCATCGAGGCGCAGATCCGCGAGATCCTCTACGACGTCGCCGACGCCCCCCGCGTCCTCGGCAAACGAGACGCGGTCGGCCGACCGCTGTTCCCGGCAGATGGTGAGCTGACTGCCGGGCGGCTGCTGGACCCGCTGTTCCGGGTGTTGCACGACGATCTGCCGGTGCGCCGGCCGCTGCCGCCCCCGCTGCGGCTCGACGTGCTGTCGGCCCGCCGCGGCGCGTTCTTCTGCAGCGGCTGCCCGCACAACCGCTCGACCGTCGTGCCGGAGGGATCGGCGGCGGCCGGCGGGATCGGCTGCCACATCATGGTCACGTTGTCCGATCGCGCTGCCAGTGCGGTCACCGGGGTCACCCAGATGGGTGGTGAGGGCGCGCAGTGGATCGGTCAGGCTCCGTTCACCGACACCGGGCACCTGTTCCAGAACATCGGCGACGGGACCTTCTTCCATTCCGGTCAGCTGGCGATCCAGGCCTGTGTTGCTGCGGGGGTGAACATCACCTACAAGTTGCTCTACAACGACGTGGTCGCGATGACCGGCGCCCAGGACCCGGCGGGTGCGCTCGGCCCGGCGGTGCTGAGCCACACGTTGCTCCGCCAGGGGGTGCGCAAGGTGGTGATCTGCGCCGACGAGCCCGACCGCTACCGGCCGCGGGAGCTGGCCGCGGGGACGCTGCTGCTGCATCGGGACCGGCTGGACGAGGCGCAGCGAATGCTGCGGGAGATCCCCGGGGTCACCGTGTTGATCTACGACCAGCATTGCGCGGCGGATGCCCGGCGCAAGCGCAAGCGCGGCGAGTTGCCGGCTCGGCGCACCCGCGTGGTGATCAACGAGGCGGTGTGTGAGGGGTGCGGCGACTGTGGAACGAAGAGCAACTGCCTGTCGGTGCAGCCGGTGCAGACCGAGTTCGGCCGGAAGACCCGGATCGAGCAGAATTCGTGCAACACCGACTACAGCTGCCTGGACGGCGATTGCCCGGCGTTCGCCACGGTCGAGTTGACCGACCCGCCCACCGCGCCGACCCGGTCGGCGCCGGAGCCGCCGACGGTTGCCGAGCCGGCCGGTCCGGCGGACCTGTCGGCGACGGTCAACGTGTTGCTCGCCGGGATCGGCGGCACCGGCATCGTCACGGTGAACCAGGTGCTGGCCACCGCCGCGTTGCGGGCCGGTTACGACGTGGCGAGCCTGGATCAGACCGGGCTGAGTCAGAAGGCGGGCCCGGTGGTATCGCACCTGCGGTTCGGGCCGGCGCCGGTGCAGCCGGCCAACCGGCTGACCCCGGGCAGTGCCGATTGCCTGCTGGCCTTCGACCTGCTCACCGCGACCGACGAGCGGTATCTGGGGTTTGCCGGATCGGACCGGACGGTCGCGATCGCGTCCACCGGACGCACCCCGACCGGGGCGATGGTGGCCGACCCGGCGCGGGCCTACCCAGCGGATGCGGTTCTGCTCGACCGGTTGACCGCAGCCGCCCGTGCGGTGCACTCGTTCGACGCGCTCGCCGCCGCGCAGGAGTTGTTCGGGAGCACGACCGCGGCCAACTTCTTGCTGGTCGGCGCGGCGTATCAGGTCGGGGCGCTGGGTATTCCGGCGCCGGCGATCGAGGCGGCGATCGCGCTCAACGGGGTCGCGGTACCGGCCAACATCGCCGCATTCCGGTGGGGTCGGGCCGCGATCGCGGCGCCCACCGAGTTTGCTGCGGCGACCACTCCGGCGCGCCCGGCGCGTGCCCGGACCGCCGTCCCGGTCGATCTTTTCGCCGAGCTGAGCTGCACCGGTGAGACCCGCCGGCTGGCCGAGCTGCGCGCCGCCGAACTTGTCGGATTCCAGAGTGCGCGGGTGGCCCGGGAGTACCTGACGGTGGTCGAGCGGGTCTGGCGGGCGGAACGGGCGGCGGGGGCGCGGACCGAGTTCAGCGCGGCCGTGGCGCGTGGCCTGTACAAGTTCACCGCCTACAAGGACGAGTACGAGGTGGCGCGGCGCCTGGTCGACCCGGCGTTCGCCGACGAGGTGGCGGCCCAGGTGCCCGGCGGCACCGGGTTGACCTATCGACTGCACCCGCCGGTGCTGCGGGCGCTCGGCCGGCGCCGCAAGATCGGTTTCGGGCCGCGATCGCACGTTGCGCTGCGGGTGCTGGCCAAGGGTAAGACGCTGCGCGGCACCCGGCTCGACC
- a CDS encoding FAD-binding and (Fe-S)-binding domain-containing protein, whose amino-acid sequence MVTALPLARLRARLAGELDDSSRRRAEYATDASNYRVPPTAVVFPRSADDVAETLAFAAEHGSSVTARGGGTSMAGNAVGPGLVLDYSRHLNRIVSIDAATRLAVVQPGVVLADLQRAAGRSGLRFGPDPSSQDRCTLGGMIGNNACGPRAVAWGRTGENLRELDILDGSGTRRRLAAGLDPVPGLADFVRANLALLRTEFGRFSRQASGYSLEHLLPERGSDLAAAFAGTEGTCGLLLTATVELVPVPAATGFVAFGYPDMAAAAEAAAHLVAARPLALEGLDARLVDVVRRHRGGVPELPAGGGWLFVETAGADQAGADARAAELAAGHDAPARVVTDPAEVSALWRIRADGAGLAGRTPDGAPAWPGWEDAAVPVHRLGTYLREFAELTAAHGVDGLLYGHFGDGCVHVRLDFPLADAPHRFRAFLFDAAALVARHGGSLSGEHGDGRARSELLPAMYSPAALAAFAGFKALFDPADRLNPGVLVAPAAVDADLRPARAGAPVPARGFALLVDAGDLSRAVHRCTGIGRCRADTGFMCPSYQATRDETDSTRGRARVLQEVVTGGSLTPGGWASAELADSLEWCLSCKACAAECPAGVDLATYKSEALYRRYQGRRRPISHYTLGRLPWWLRLASRAPRLVNVAAGRPGLRRFAMARAGLDPGRPVPALAGTSFRRHRSRPADAADVLLWVDTFTDAFAPEIAAAAVELIESVGGRVRVSEPGLCCGLTWITTGQLDGARRRLRSTLDALAGHVRSGGLVVGLEPSCTAVLRAELPELLGDDPRAGAIAAATRTLAEFLTERPLPALPQLAGTAVVVQPHCHQHAVFGFGPDRALLAATGAQVVELTGCCGMAGNFGMERGHLRLSTAIAERALLPALRARPDALFVADGFSCRTQARQLGGRTGRHLAQLLRGPDRDGQLPNGRTPGGTS is encoded by the coding sequence CTGGTGACCGCGCTCCCGCTCGCTCGCCTCCGGGCCCGGCTCGCCGGTGAGCTGGACGACTCGAGCCGGCGGCGAGCCGAGTACGCCACCGACGCCTCGAACTACCGGGTGCCGCCGACCGCGGTCGTGTTCCCGCGCTCGGCCGACGACGTCGCCGAGACCCTCGCGTTCGCGGCCGAGCACGGTTCGTCGGTCACCGCCCGCGGCGGCGGCACGTCGATGGCCGGCAACGCGGTCGGCCCGGGATTGGTGCTCGATTACAGCCGGCACCTGAACCGGATCGTCTCGATCGACGCCGCCACCCGGCTCGCCGTGGTGCAACCGGGGGTGGTGCTCGCCGACCTGCAGCGGGCGGCCGGTCGGTCCGGGTTACGGTTCGGCCCGGATCCGTCGTCGCAGGACCGGTGCACGCTCGGCGGGATGATCGGCAACAATGCCTGCGGACCGCGCGCGGTGGCCTGGGGGCGGACCGGCGAGAATCTGCGCGAGCTGGACATTCTCGACGGGAGCGGGACGCGGCGGCGGCTTGCCGCCGGCCTGGATCCGGTGCCCGGTCTGGCCGACTTCGTGCGCGCGAACCTGGCGCTGCTGCGCACCGAGTTCGGTCGGTTCTCCCGGCAGGCGTCCGGCTACTCGCTCGAGCATCTGCTGCCGGAACGAGGTTCGGACCTCGCGGCGGCGTTCGCCGGCACCGAGGGCACCTGCGGGCTACTGCTCACGGCGACGGTCGAGCTGGTCCCGGTACCGGCGGCGACCGGTTTCGTCGCGTTCGGCTATCCGGACATGGCCGCCGCTGCCGAGGCGGCCGCGCATCTGGTCGCGGCGCGGCCGCTCGCCCTGGAAGGGCTGGATGCCCGCTTGGTCGATGTGGTCCGTCGACATCGCGGCGGGGTGCCCGAGCTGCCGGCCGGCGGCGGCTGGCTGTTCGTCGAGACCGCCGGGGCCGATCAGGCCGGTGCCGACGCCCGGGCGGCCGAGCTCGCCGCCGGCCACGACGCACCGGCCCGGGTGGTGACCGACCCGGCCGAGGTATCCGCGCTCTGGCGAATCCGGGCCGACGGCGCCGGGCTGGCCGGCCGCACCCCGGACGGCGCGCCGGCCTGGCCGGGCTGGGAAGACGCGGCGGTACCGGTGCACCGACTCGGCACCTATCTGCGTGAGTTCGCCGAGCTGACCGCGGCGCACGGGGTGGACGGGCTGCTCTACGGGCACTTCGGGGACGGTTGCGTGCACGTTCGATTGGACTTCCCGCTGGCCGACGCGCCGCACCGGTTCCGCGCGTTCCTGTTCGACGCCGCCGCATTGGTGGCGCGGCACGGTGGCTCGTTGTCCGGGGAGCACGGCGACGGCCGGGCCCGATCCGAACTGCTGCCGGCGATGTACTCACCGGCCGCGCTGGCTGCCTTCGCCGGTTTCAAGGCGTTGTTCGATCCGGCCGACCGGCTGAATCCGGGGGTGTTGGTGGCGCCCGCGGCGGTCGATGCCGACCTGCGGCCGGCCCGCGCCGGCGCGCCGGTCCCGGCTCGGGGCTTTGCCCTGCTGGTCGACGCCGGTGACCTGAGCCGGGCGGTGCACCGCTGCACCGGGATCGGCCGGTGTCGCGCGGACACCGGATTCATGTGCCCGTCCTACCAGGCGACCCGGGACGAGACGGACAGCACCCGGGGCCGGGCGCGGGTGCTGCAGGAGGTGGTCACCGGCGGGTCGCTCACCCCGGGCGGCTGGGCCTCGGCGGAGCTGGCCGACTCGCTCGAGTGGTGCCTGTCCTGCAAGGCGTGCGCCGCCGAATGCCCGGCCGGAGTCGATCTCGCGACGTACAAAAGCGAGGCGTTGTACCGGCGCTATCAGGGCCGCCGACGCCCGATATCGCATTACACACTGGGCCGGCTGCCGTGGTGGTTGCGGCTGGCGAGCCGGGCACCGCGGTTGGTCAACGTCGCCGCGGGCCGTCCCGGGCTGCGCCGGTTCGCGATGGCGCGCGCCGGGCTGGACCCGGGCCGGCCGGTCCCGGCGCTGGCCGGAACGAGTTTCCGTCGGCATCGGAGCCGGCCGGCGGACGCGGCCGACGTGCTGCTCTGGGTCGATACCTTCACCGACGCGTTCGCGCCGGAGATCGCCGCGGCGGCGGTCGAGCTGATCGAGTCGGTCGGTGGCCGGGTACGGGTGTCCGAACCCGGGCTGTGTTGCGGGTTGACCTGGATCACCACCGGCCAGTTGGACGGGGCGCGGCGTCGGCTCCGGTCGACGCTCGATGCGTTGGCCGGGCACGTCCGGTCCGGTGGGCTGGTGGTCGGGCTGGAGCCGTCGTGTACCGCGGTGCTGCGGGCCGAGCTGCCGGAGCTGCTCGGCGACGATCCGCGGGCCGGCGCGATCGCCGCCGCAACTCGGACGCTGGCCGAGTTCTTGACCGAACGACCGCTCCCGGCGCTGCCGCAGCTGGCCGGAACGGCGGTCGTGGTGCAGCCGCACTGCCATCAGCACGCCGTGTTCGGGTTCGGGCCGGATCGGGCGCTGCTCGCCGCCACCGGTGCCCAGGTCGTGGAGCTCACCGGCTGTTGCGGGATGGCCGGCAATTTCGGGATGGAGCGTGGCCACCTGCGGCTCTCGACCGCGATCGCCGAACGGGCGCTGCTGCCCGCGTTGCGCGCCCGCCCGGACGCGTTGTTCGTGGCGGACGGCTTCTCCTGCCGGACCCAGGCTCGCCAACTCGGCGGTCGTACCGGCCGGCATCTGGCGCAGCTACTACGCGGACCCGACCGGGACGGTCAGCTCCCGAACGGGAGGACCCCGGGAGGTACCTCATAG
- a CDS encoding ABC transporter ATP-binding protein: protein MSMEAVAWGQMYRQSQAPDERRPFRWATVRRIAGFARPHRRTLAAFLVLSVVSAGLAVATPVLAGRVVNAIVGQSPTRVVVGLASAIAVLAIFDAALGLVLRWFSARIGEGLILDLRTTVFDHVQTMPIAFFTRTRTGALVSRLNNDVIGAQRAFSDTLSGVVANLVQLVLTAAVMVRISWQVTLLALVLLPVFVVPARRMGNRLAGIQREAADHDAAMSTQMTERFSAPGATLVKLFGRPDLESAEFAARARRVRDIGVRTALVQTVFVTSLTLVSALAVAVVYGLGGFYALRGQLDAGAVVALSLLLTRLYAPLTGLASARLEVMSALVSFERVFEVLDLQPLISDRPDARSVPTGPVSVELVDVRFGYPAADQVSLASLEEVSTLDSRAGVEVLHGISLRAEPGKLVALVGSSGAGKSTIAQLVARLYDVDSGAVRLAGVDVRDLTARSIRETVGMVTQDGHLFHESIRANLLLARPEATETQLWDALRRARLAELVAGLADGLDTVVGERGYRLSGGERQRLTIARLLLKQPRVVILDEATASLDSTSELAVQEALTEALTGRTALVIAHRLSTIRAADEILVIEDGRVVERGTHAVLLAAAGRYAELYRTQYATAVPAPPVG, encoded by the coding sequence ATGAGCATGGAAGCCGTCGCCTGGGGCCAGATGTACCGGCAATCGCAAGCGCCCGACGAACGCCGGCCGTTCCGCTGGGCAACCGTCCGCCGGATTGCCGGGTTCGCGCGGCCGCACCGGCGGACGCTGGCCGCCTTTCTGGTGCTGTCGGTCGTCTCCGCGGGGCTGGCGGTGGCCACCCCGGTGCTCGCCGGCCGGGTGGTGAACGCGATCGTCGGCCAAAGCCCGACCCGGGTCGTGGTCGGCCTGGCGTCGGCGATCGCCGTGCTGGCGATCTTCGATGCCGCGCTCGGGTTGGTCCTGCGGTGGTTCTCCGCCCGGATCGGCGAGGGATTGATCCTGGATCTGCGCACCACCGTCTTCGACCACGTTCAGACGATGCCGATCGCATTCTTCACCCGCACCCGGACCGGGGCGCTGGTCAGCCGGCTGAACAACGACGTGATCGGCGCCCAACGGGCGTTCAGCGACACCTTGTCCGGGGTGGTCGCGAACCTGGTGCAGTTGGTGCTCACGGCGGCGGTGATGGTCCGGATCTCCTGGCAGGTCACGCTGCTGGCGCTGGTGCTGCTACCGGTGTTCGTGGTTCCGGCGCGCCGGATGGGCAATCGGTTGGCCGGCATCCAGCGCGAAGCCGCCGACCACGACGCGGCGATGAGCACCCAGATGACCGAGCGGTTCTCCGCGCCGGGCGCGACGCTGGTGAAGCTGTTCGGCCGGCCGGACCTGGAGTCCGCCGAGTTCGCCGCACGAGCGCGCCGGGTCCGCGACATCGGGGTGCGGACGGCACTGGTCCAGACGGTGTTCGTGACGTCGTTGACCCTGGTATCGGCGCTGGCCGTCGCCGTGGTCTACGGGTTGGGCGGCTTCTACGCCCTGCGCGGGCAGCTCGACGCCGGCGCGGTCGTCGCGCTGTCGCTGCTGCTCACCCGGCTGTATGCGCCGCTGACCGGGCTCGCCAGCGCTCGGTTGGAGGTGATGTCGGCACTGGTCAGTTTCGAGCGGGTGTTCGAGGTACTGGACCTGCAGCCGTTGATCAGCGATCGGCCGGACGCCCGCAGCGTACCGACCGGGCCGGTGTCGGTCGAGCTGGTCGACGTGCGCTTCGGTTATCCGGCCGCGGACCAGGTTTCGCTCGCCTCGCTGGAGGAGGTGAGCACCCTCGATTCGCGCGCCGGGGTGGAGGTGTTGCACGGAATTTCACTGCGGGCCGAACCCGGAAAGTTGGTCGCGCTGGTCGGTTCTTCGGGCGCCGGCAAGTCGACGATCGCCCAGTTGGTGGCGCGGCTCTACGACGTGGATTCCGGTGCGGTTCGGCTGGCCGGCGTCGACGTCCGCGACCTGACCGCGCGCTCGATCCGCGAGACGGTCGGCATGGTGACCCAGGACGGGCACCTGTTCCACGAGTCGATCCGGGCGAACCTGCTGCTCGCCCGGCCGGAAGCGACCGAGACGCAGCTGTGGGACGCGTTGCGCCGGGCCCGCTTGGCCGAGCTGGTCGCCGGCCTGGCGGACGGGCTGGACACGGTGGTCGGGGAACGTGGCTACCGACTGTCCGGGGGCGAGCGCCAGCGCCTGACCATCGCCCGGCTGCTGCTCAAACAACCGCGGGTGGTGATCCTGGACGAGGCGACCGCCTCCTTGGACTCCACCTCCGAGCTGGCGGTGCAGGAAGCGCTGACCGAAGCGCTGACCGGCCGAACTGCGCTGGTGATCGCCCACCGGCTGTCCACGATTCGCGCGGCCGACGAAATCTTGGTGATCGAGGACGGTCGGGTGGTCGAGCGCGGCACGCATGCGGTGCTGCTCGCCGCGGCCGGCCGGTACGCCGAGCTCTACCGAACCCAGTACGCGACGGCCGTCCCCGCGCCACCCGTCGGGTGA
- a CDS encoding pirin family protein: protein MRNDPPESGELEILTPRLVPLGGLRAMPVRRTLPQRQRSLIGAWCFADHYGPDRVATTGGMVVPPHPHTGLQTVSWLFRGEIEHRDSTGSHALVRPGEVNLMTAGRGIAHSEVSTPDTAVLHGAQLWVALPAAARDTEPGFEHYAPAPVELPGGSALVFLGALAGRTSPVRTFTPLLGAELRVHAGGVLELAVDPAFEHGLLADTAAVLDGHLLAPGELAYLPPGHRRIRVAAGAEPARLLLLGGEPFGEQIVMWWNFIGRTHEDIVGYRRQWQAELAGTADTLRFGVVPDYPTDWIPAPPLPTVRLRSRG from the coding sequence ATGCGTAACGATCCGCCGGAGTCCGGTGAACTGGAGATCTTGACCCCGCGTCTGGTGCCGCTGGGCGGGCTCCGGGCGATGCCCGTTCGTCGGACCTTGCCGCAACGACAGCGGTCGCTGATCGGCGCCTGGTGCTTCGCCGACCACTACGGCCCGGACCGGGTGGCGACGACCGGCGGAATGGTCGTGCCGCCGCACCCGCACACCGGTCTGCAGACGGTGAGTTGGCTGTTCCGCGGGGAGATCGAGCATCGGGACAGCACCGGTAGTCACGCTCTGGTCCGGCCCGGCGAAGTGAACCTGATGACCGCCGGCCGCGGGATCGCCCATTCGGAGGTCTCCACGCCCGATACGGCCGTGCTGCACGGGGCGCAGCTGTGGGTGGCGTTGCCCGCGGCGGCCCGGGATACCGAACCGGGCTTCGAGCACTACGCGCCCGCGCCGGTCGAGCTGCCCGGCGGGTCGGCGCTGGTGTTCCTCGGCGCGCTGGCCGGCCGAACGTCGCCGGTACGGACTTTCACCCCGCTGCTCGGCGCGGAGCTGCGGGTGCACGCCGGCGGCGTGCTCGAGCTCGCGGTCGACCCGGCGTTCGAGCACGGCCTGCTGGCCGATACCGCAGCGGTGCTGGACGGTCATTTGCTGGCACCGGGTGAGCTGGCCTACCTACCGCCCGGCCACCGGCGGATTCGGGTGGCGGCCGGTGCCGAGCCGGCGCGGCTGCTGCTGCTCGGCGGCGAGCCGTTCGGTGAGCAGATCGTGATGTGGTGGAACTTCATCGGCCGCACGCACGAGGACATCGTCGGCTACCGCCGGCAATGGCAGGCTGAGCTGGCCGGAACCGCCGATACGTTGCGGTTCGGGGTGGTTCCCGACTACCCGACCGATTGGATTCCGGCGCCTCCATTACCCACGGTGCGGCTGAGATCACGCGGTTGA